The nucleotide window TACCTGAATTAAAGAAAACAGCCGCACAACTTACCCAAGCTGAAAAAAATCAATTTAGTCATCGTGCCAAAGCGCTTCAGGGCATAATTCAAGCATTACAAAAAGACTCGTATTTCAACGATTAATATGGCTTTAACAGTACTACCCCCCTTATCGCTTTATGTACACGTTCCTTGGTGTATAAAAAAATGCCCTTACTGCGACTTTAACTCTCATGAGTTAAAGTCGAAAATTAATGAATCTCAATTTATAGATGCATTATTAACAGATTTTCAGTATCAGTTACCGTACATTTGGGGGAGGTCAGTTCGATCAATATTTATTGGTGGGGGAACACCAAGTTTATTATCACCTGAGTCGTTCGATCGATTAATCAGCGGTATTCGTAGTTTAGTATCTCTTATTCCCGGAGCTGAAATTACTCTTGAAGCAAATCCAGGCACTTTTGAGACTGATAAGTTTCGTGGTTTTAAAGAAGCTGGTATTAATCGTCTTTCTCTTGGTATTCAATCATTAAATAATCGTCTCTTAAAAGTAATCGGACGAGTTCATGATCGAGAGCAAGCTTTATTTGCTATATCCCAAGCAAGAACTGTTTTTGATAATTTAAATTGTGATTTGATGTATGGCTTACCCAATCAAACCCATCAGGAGGCATTGGACGATTTGACTGAATTATTAAGCTTTAATCCTGATCATATCTCTTTTTATCAGTTAACTATTGAACCTAACACCTACTTTTATAAATTTCCCCCATTACTACCAGAGCAGGATCAGATTGTTACTCTTGAAAACGATATTTATTCTTTATTGAAGGAGTATCACTTTGATCACTACGAAGTATCAGCTTATGCTCAACAGGGTAAGCGCTCACAACATAATTTAAACTATTGGATGTTTGGTGATTATGTGGGTATTGGTCCTGGCGCACATGGCAAAATTTCTTTGCCAGACAAAATCATGCGAACAGCAAAAATAAAACATCCTAACAATTATTTAAACTTGATTGGTAAACAAGAAGATATTGAAGAAAGACATGTTGTGGATTTTAATAGTATTCCATTTGAATTCATGATGAACGCCTTAAGACTAAATGCAGGGTTTTCTTTGTCACTTTTTGAAGAAAGAACGGGATTATCAATTGAGTCAATTCAATCCACTTTATCTTTAGCTGAAAAGAAACGATTTGTTACTATTAGCGAGAATTATTTAAGTCCCACAGAACTAGGTCGTCATTTTTTAAACGATTTAATCAGCTTATTTCTTAATGACTAACTCTATTTATTTTTATATTACTCGTTTATCTCCTTGGGGATATATGGGGGTAGTATGTGAAGGTACGACTTTGCTTAGAATTGATGTAAAGTCGAGTCTAGAAGAGTTACATCTGTTTTTATTAAGTCATTATCCTCTCATGGAACAATCTAACATCTTAAAGACGATTGCAGATGAGGTGATTCATTTAATCCATAACCCAACATACGTTATTCATAATGCATATCGACTTGAAGGCACGGTATTTCAACAGAAGGTATGGCACGCTATTCTGACCATACCTGTAGGGTCTGTTAAAACCTATCAAGTTATTGCTCAAGAGATACGTCACACAAGAGCAGTACGCGCTGTAGGAACGGCTTGCGGGGCCAATCCGTTGCCGTTTATTGTGCCATGTCACCGAGTGGTAGGTTCATCGGGTAAATTAGGTGGTTTTGGTTTAGGTATTGAATTTAAGAGAGAGTTACTGGCTAAAGAAGGAATTACTTACTTTCTTTGATAAATAACAAATCCCAAACACCATGACCTAATTTGAGTCCCCTATTTTCAAATTTGGTTAAGGGACGATAGTCCGGTCTTACTGCAAAACCAGATGTGGTATTTTTTAGTTGTGTGCATTGCGAGAGTACTTCCAGCATTTGATCGGCATAGTCTTGCCAATCAGTAGCTAAGTGAATATATCCACCGTTTTGGATATAGTTAACTAAGTTATTGATAAAGGAAGATTGAATGAGTCTTCTTTTGTGGTGTCTTGCTTTTGGCCATGGGTCTGGGAAAAAGATATGTACTCCAGCAAGGCTTTGCGGTGGTATCAGAAATTGCAATACCTCCACAGCATCATGACGTATTATACGGACATTGGTCAGGTTTTCTTGATCAATTAACTTTAATATATTGCCAATTCCCGGTCCATGAACATCCACTGCGATAAAGTTTTTTTCAGGAAAAGTTTTAGCAATATTAATGGTAGGTTCACCCATACCAAAACCAATTTCCAGTATGGTGGGTGCTTCTCTGTTAAAAACTTCGTGCAAGGATAATAGACCTTTGTCTTGAGTAAATTGAATTCCCCATTGTGGAAACAATTCATCAATTGCTCGTTGCTGCCCCGTTGATAGCCTTCCCTGCCTTAATACGTAGCTGCGAATATGTTGTCCAATTGTCATTGTATTCATTAAGCAATTAAACCTGTTGTGGGAGAGCTTGGCTCTGCTTGATAGGTTTTTTTAGGCATGCGACCTGCAAGATAAGCCTCTCTTCCAGCCTGAATTGCTTTTTTCATGGCTGAGGCCATGAGTACAGAGTTTCTGGCCTGAGCGATAGCGGTATTCATTAATACACCACCACAACCTAATTCCATGGCAATAGCTGCATCAGAGGCAGTGCCAACTCCTGCATCAACAATAACAGGTACTTGTAATTGATCAATAATGATACTGAGATTCCAAGGATTGAGAATTCCCATGCCAGAGCCAATGAGAGAGGCGAGAGGCATAACGGCCACACAGCCTATATCCTCTAATTGACGAGCCTGAATAGGGTCGTCGCTACAGTACACCATGACATCAAAACCGTCTTTTACTAAGGTTTTTGCTGCTACTAGTGTTTCTGGCATATTGGGATAAAGCGTTTTACTGTCGCCTAATACTTCTAATTTAACTAAATTATGACCATCTAGTAACTCTCTTGCGAGACGCAGCGTTCTTACTGCATCGTCAGCGTTATAACAGCCGGCAGTATTAGGGAGCAGGGTATATTTGGTAGGTGAAATGAAATCTAATAAATTAGATTCGTTAGGATTTTGTCCAATATTTGTACGGCGTATAGCAACCGTAATGATTTCAGCCCCACTCTCTTCTATAGCTTGTTGGGTTTCGTGAAAGTCACGGTACTTGCCTGTACCAACCAGTAGACGAGACTGATAAGTTTTTCCTGCAATTTTAAATTCATCTGTATTCATAGGTTATCCACCGCCTACGGCCACTACAATTTCAATTTTGTCATTTTCTTGCATAATGTATTGATTATGTAAGGAGCGGGTTATGATTTCACCATTAACTTCCACAGCAAAGCGTTGATTCTTAAGATTTAAGTTATCAATCACTGCGCTTAATGCGGTATTAGGATGAATTGAAAGAAGTTGGCCGTTAACAATAATATTCATAATCAGTTAATGTTAGCATGATAGACAACGATAATTCTTATTCTATTATAAAATAGTGTCGTTAATAATGTTCGCGGGTGTAGCTCAATGGTAGAGCAGAAGCTTCCCAAGCTTAAGACGAGGGTTCGATTCCCTTCACCCGCTCAAAATCAAAATAGATTGGCCTTCTTAAGGTAACCATGATTGTATTTTCTCAAGCTGTTATCCAATGGCAAAAAGAGTTTGGTAGACATCATCTACCTTGGCAACAAACCAGAGACCCTTACAAAGTGTGGTTATCTGAAATTATGCTGCAGCAAACTCAAGTCACTACAGTTATTCCCTATTTTGTAAGATTTTTAAATCGTTTCCCCACAATTACTTCTTTGGCTGAAGCACATCAAGATCAAGTATTAGAGCTATGGGCGGGGTTAGGTTATTACTCTCGAGCGAGAAACTTACATCATGCAGCCCAACAAATTACTAGCCGTTATAACTCAACGTTTCCAATTGAGCAGGAGTTACGTGAACAGTTACCTGGAATTGGAAAATCCACTGCAGGGGCTATTGGTGTATTTGCCTTTAATCAAAGGCTACCTATTTTGGATGGGAACGTAAAACGAGTATTGACCCGTTACTTTGCCATTGAGGGCAATATTTATAGCAAAGAAATTGAGCGTAAACTCTGGGAGTTGGCTGAGTCTTTGTTACCTGATGACAATATCGTTGCCTATACTCAAGGTTTAATGGATTTAGGGGCAACCATTTGTACACGCACAGCGCCGCTATGTAGAGTATGTCCGCTAGTGAGTGAATGCCGCGCAAAACACAGTAATACCATTGATCGCTACCCAGAAAGAAAAAAGAAAGTAGTGGTACAAGTTGTTAAACTAACTGTATTAATAATAGAACATGAAAAACACTATTATTTGATTAAGCGTAATAAAAATATATGGAAAAATTTATGGGCTTTTCCTATGGTGGAAGAGCCCGTAGATACACAACAATGGTTAACTCAGCAGCATATACAAGCACAGCTTAAAACCACTTATCCTAAGCTTAAGCATCAGTTGACTCATCGAACATTAGAGCTCAGCGTAGAACATTGGCAAGTTGAACAACAATTTAGTAACCAGTTAACATCAGAAGGTCTTTGGTTGACTGTTGATCAAATTCAACAAAAGGCAATTCCTGTTGCTATGAACAAGATACTAACCTACTTACTCTAGGAGAGTTCGCGATGAATAACTTGTACTGAAAAGAGGTCTTTGAAATGCTGTTTAAGTTTTTCAGCCAAGTAAACTGAGCGGTGTTGTCCACCAGTACAACCAATAGCGATAGTTAGTGTGGATCTATTGTCCTGTATAAAAGCCGTTGTCCAATTGTGAATAAAGCTACTAATATCTTTCAACATCTGTTGTGCTAAAACATCATTGTCTAAAAAATCAATAACTGCGCTATCCTGACCCGTGAGTGGGCGTAATTTAGGGTCATAGAAAGGATTAGGTATACAGCGAACATCAAAGACAAAGTCAGCATCCAGTGGAATACCGTGTTTAAAGCCAAATGATTCAAAAAATAGAGTTAACTGGTTAGCATCAATATTTAAATAGCTTTTAATTCTAGCTCGTAAGGCATTAGGTGTGATTTGCGTAGTATCAATTTTGTAACCAATATCAGAAATATCTGATAAAAGTTTTCTTTCAGAACTGATGCATTCAATAATAGAGAGAGTTCCTGCAGACAAAGGATGCGGTCGACGAGTTTCGGAAAAACGTCGAATTAAATCATTGTCACTGGCATCTAAAAAAATAAAATGTGAATGCCATTTATTTTCTTTTAATTTATTTAAAATTAATGGGAGTTCAGAAATATCCTCACCACTTCGTGCGTCCAGTGTAACAGCGATTTTATTTTCCCCACGCTTAATCAGTTTTGCAATAATTTCAAAAGCGAAGGGAACGGGAAGATTATCCATTGAAAAGAAACCAGAATCTTCAAGCGCCTTTAACGCTACTGTTTTACCAGAGCCAGATAATCCACTAATTAAAATGATATGTGTAGTCATATTAATTAATCTTTTTTATCGCTTGAATCAAAATGGTCAATACCCATAAATTCTTTTTGCCTGTCTAAAAACTGTTGAGTACTATTAATACCACGTTGCATCAAGATAAAGTTGCGGGTAGCAGCTTCAACTAAAACAGCAAGGTTTCTTCCAACCGCGACGGGCAAGACAACTTTTGGAATATCAATACCAAGAATAGATTGAGTTGGTGTGTGGCTTGGTAAGCGTTCAAAGGCACTCAAATCACCACCCGGTGGGCGTTCAAGGTGCACAATAAGTTTTAGGTTTTTTCTTGGGCGAACTGCTGTTTCACCAAAAATTGAGCGAATGTTAATTAATCCAAGCCCTCGCACTTCCAAGAAATCTTTAAGCATAGGAGGACATTTCCCTTGGATGGTTTCTGGTCCAATTTTATATAAATCTACAGCATCATCGGCAACAAAACCGTGTCCTCGAGAAATAAGTTCCAGTGCTAATTCACTTTTACCAACAGCGGAGTCTCCAGTAATTAAGACGCCCACTTCTAGAATGACCATGAAGACACCGTGTATTGTAGTTTCTTCTGCTAATTCTTGACTAAGATAATAATTAAGATTATTAATCAGATCAGCGCTTGATAAAGAGCAACCAAGAATTGCAACTTCTTTTTTAATGGCCATCTCTCTTAATGGCTCAAACATATCAGCGTTCTCAGTAATAAATAACGCTGCCAGATTGTCTGAGAAAATTCTAGTTAATGCATCACTGAGTTGTGTTTTTGCAAGGCTTTTTAAATAAGTTAACTCCATTTGTCCCAATACTTGAAAGCGATGAGGGTGAGTTAAATTAAGATGAGCGATAGTTCCCACATCTTTATCTGTGAGACTCCCTACGGGTATGATCTTGTCTTTACCGATATTATCGGTAAGCCATATTAAGTTGTTTTTTTCTTGATTATCGTCAAATAGTCGTTGAACGCTGACGTCTGGCATAAGGAACCCAATTAATGATTGTTTCGTAAACCACTTCTGCTGACGTAGCAGATAAAATCGTCTGTCTTAATTCATCGTCACTGAACATTTCTGCAATTTCACTGAGTAGTTTCAAATGATGTTCATTAGCGTGATCAGGAACTAATAGTACAAATGCCATTTTCACATTTTCACTATCAGGGGATTCGAAAGGTATTGCGCTGTTTAGTCTAATAAAAGCACAAAGTGGATGCTTAAGACCTTTAAAACGACCATGTGGAAGTGCAAAGCCATGACCTAATCCAGTGGATCCTAGTTTTTCACGATTAAATAATGCGTCATACACTAGGCTACGTGACAGTTGATTATTGTTTTCAAAAAGAATGCCAATTTGTTCAAATAACCGTTTTTTACTGGTCACTTCCATGTCTATTAATACATGGCTTTGCTTTAATAGTTTTGTGATTGCTTCCATGTTAATGTATTAACAAATAATTATTCGCCATTATGGTGTCTGATACTTTCAGCACCGCGGTTATTTTGATTTTTTTCTTTCTGTTTGATGATTTGGCGATCTAATAAATGAGCAAGGTCGTCAATGGCAACATACATATCAGAGCCAGATGTTTGCGCAAAAATATCTCTGCCATTAACACGTACGTTAGCTTCTACATGATGTTGTAATTTTTCTATTTTAAGAATCACGTTAATATCAATAGGTTGATCAAAATGATTTTTAATGCGTTGCATTTTCTCAGAAATATGATCGCGCATTGCAGGAGTAATTTCTACATGTTGTCCTGTAACATTAACTTTCATTATAACCTCCTAATATTTAAATAATTTTACGTTGACTAGCAGGATATATTTGCATGGACTCCCTATATTTAGCTACTGTTCGCCTGGCAACAACTATCCCTCTCTCATTCAGAATATCTGAAATTTGGTTGTCTGATAAAGGTTTTTTTGGATTTTCCTCATTAATTAATTGCTTGATTAGGGCTCTAATTGAAGTGGATGAGGCTGTCCCTCCTTGGTCTGTTGAAACATGACTACTGAAGAAATATTTTAATTCAAATATGCCTTTAGGACTAAACATAAATTTTTGTGTTGTAACCCGTGATATGGTTGATTCATGTAAACCAACTAAATCGGCGATTTCTTTTAGAATCATAGGTTTCATAGATACTTCACCAAACTCAAAAAAGTCTTGCTGTTCGTCCACTATAGCTTGAGATACTTTTAAAATCGTATCAAATCGTTGCTGTATGTTTTTTATTAACCATCGCGCTTCTTGAAGTTGAGTGGTTAGCGATGAATGGCCCTCATTATTTTGTAATAAATTGGCATAGAGTTGGTTGATTTTTAGACGTGGCAACACTTGTGGATTAAGCTGAACAACCCATTTTTTGTTATATTTCTTAACAATAACATCAGGTATTATGTACCTTGTATCTTGTTGAAAAAAATGTTCCGCAGGCTTTGGGTTGAGTTGAGTAATTAATTGGATTGCTTGTTTTAATTGAACGTCATTTATTTTAAGTGCTTTTTTCAGTTTTAGGTAATCACGATTTCCTAATAATGCCAAATAGTTTTGGCATATGCTCACAGCTAAACCATACACTGGATGAGTTGTATAAAGTTGGTGGAGCTGAAGAAGTAAGCACTCTGACAGATTGGCTGCACCAATACCCACTGGATCAAGAGTTTGTAATAATTTTACGCATACTTTAATTTCTTCAATTTCTATTTCAGCTTCATGAGGAAATTGAGCTTGTATTTCTTCTAAAGAAATATCTAAATAACCTGAGTCATTAATATTCGCGATAAGTTGACTAATGATCTGCCCATCTTTTTCTGATAAGGGTATTAATCTTAACTGTTCTTTTAAATGGTCAATTAAGCTCGGTTTATCTTCAATACTAAAAAAATCGTCATCTCGTTCGTTCGATGATGACGATTTAGAATAATGAGTATCCCAGGCAGAGTCTAAATTGTTATCTAGACTGGTTTCGTTCAATTCATCACTATGAGAGGATGACTCTTCATTTGAATGACTATCCTGTGTTGTAGGAGAGTCATTTGTATCCTGAAGTTCTAATAAAGGATTGTCTCTAACAGCCTCTTCGATTTCTTGGTTAAGTTCAACGGTTGATAATTGTAATAGTCTAATTGCTTGCTGAAGTTGCGGAGTGAGCGCTAACTGTTGAGAAAGCTTAAGCTGTAAGTTTTGTTTCATTGTTTATAGCTTGAAATGCTCACCTAGATAGACTTTACGGACATTGTCATTATGAATAATCTCGTCAGGCCGTCCTGATGCTAAAACGGTACCCTGATTAATAATATATGCGCGGTCACAAATACCTAATGTTTCTCGTACATTATGATCAGTAATTAAAACGCCAATTCCTCTGTCTTTTAGAAATCGAATGATTTGTTGAATATCCATAACTGCAATAGGATCAACACCTGCAAAGGGTTCATCTAATAAAATAAAACGGGGGTTAGTGGCCAGTGCCCTAGCAATTTCAACTCGTCGTCGCTCGCCCCCAGAGAGGCTAATTGCAGGATTATTGCGTAGATGAGAAATATGTAGTTCTGCTAGGAGGCTATCTAACTCTTCTGCGCATTCATCGGCTTTAAGACCTCTTAACTGTAAAACTGACAGAATATTGTCTGCGACTGTCATACGTCGAAAAATAGAGGCTTCCTGCGGTAGGTAAGATACGCCAAGTTGAGAGCGTTTGTGAATAGGCAGAAGACTTAGGCGAGTGTTGTCTAGATAAATCTCCCCGCCATCAAGTGGTACTAATCCAACAATCATATAAAAACAAGTGGTTTTTCCCGCACCATTGGGTCCAAGTAAACCGACAACTTCACCTTTTTCCACATTCAGAGATAAGTCTTTCACTACTGTGCGTGACTTATATTTTTTAACTAAATGTTCAACTCTTAATTCGCTCATGGGGTTGTATCACTGTCAATTTTAAGTTTTGGAGTAGGTATAGTTGGTTTGGTTTGAGTGTTAGTTGGTGTTGCTGTAGACGCTGGAGCAGATGCTTTATTGTCTTCTGGTTTGAAAATCATATGTACCCTTCCTTTTGGTGTGGGGCCATTATTTTTACTCTTTCCTTCAGCCTGAAGAAATTCTGAATTAAGATCATAAGACAAATAGTTACCTTTAATCTCGTCTTTATCTTGTCTAACGATGGCCTTATCAAATAATTCCACTCGACCAATTTTTTCGTCGTATTCAACATGTTGGGCCACACCATCCACCCATTGATCCGAGGCTTCTTTTTTCTGACGAAAAGTAACAGGGTCACCAAATGCGGTGGCATGTTTAAAACCGGTTGTTTTGTCTTCCGTGACAATAACATGTTCACCTGTTAAACGAATGGTGCCTTGAGTCATAACAACATGACCATCAAAGTAGGAGATTTTTTTAAGATCATCTGCAGTCATCTTGTCTGATTCTATATTGATAGGTTTATCTTTATCGGCTTTCTCAGCATAAGCCCATTGGGTGACAAACATACACAATAGAAAAAAAACCTTAATGAGATTTTTTTGGGTAGTAAATAGCTTTTGCATGTCCAAACTCAGCAATCTTTGTTTTAGTGTTAACTTTCATATTGGCAGCAGTCAGTATATTGGTTCCGTAATTGATTACTACTGGCTGATCTGTCTCTCCAATACCATTTTTTAAATATACTGTAAGTGATTGTGTTCTCAGTACAGTTACCGGTTGATCTAGAGTTTTTTGTCGTGTCACAACCACGTCACCGGTAAAAATAATTTTATCTAGGCTGTCAAAGCGAACTGCATCTCTAGATTGTACAGTGACTGGTGGCTCTTTAGGTTCAAAAGTGGTGAAGAGTACCTGGTTAAAGTAAGAGCTACTGTCATCTGGATAATGAATCATGTGATTAGCATACAGCGTATAGTGTACTCGTCCTTTTTCATCTAATTGTTGAGCAAAAAACTTACTCATAATAATGTCAGGTTTATGCTCTTTTAAATTACCACCCGTGGAGCCGCTGTGTTCCACTACACGCCATAACCAGCCGGTTACTAATGCCATTAGTAAAACGACAAGAAGTGGTCCAAGAGATTCAATATTAGGGATTATTCGAGCCATGGTGCAACGGCCTCTTGCCATTGTCCTCTAGAGCTGAGTAGAAACTCTGCTGCCTGACGTACTGCTCCCTCTCCGCCTCCTACAGAGGCAATCCAGTCAACCTGATTACGAATTAGAGTGGGGGCTTCGGCAACAGTTAGTGAAACAGCGCATCTTTTGAGAATCGGTAAATCTTGTAGGTCGTCTCCCATGTAAGCACATTCTTCCCAAGATAATCTTAATTGTTTAATGAGTTTCTCAAAACAACCAAGCTTATCATCAACACCTTGAAATACATGACTAATATTTAATTCGCGCGCTCTAGTATTAACAATTTCAGAGTGTCTGCCGGTAATAATACAAGTTTCAATACCTACTCGCTGTAGTAGCTTAATGCCTAAGCCGTCGCGTACATGAAAAGACTTCATTTCTTCACCACGGCTACTAAAATACAGTTGACCATTAGTCATGATGCCATCAACATCAAAGCCTATTAATTTGATTGACCTGGTTCTTTGTGACAATGTTTTTAGAGCAGTGGTCATGTTATACAATCCCTGCGCGAAGAAGATCGTGCATATTAAAAGCGCCTATTAATTGTTTTTGGTCATTTAAAACGCAAATTCCAAATATTTTTTTACTTTGCATCAATTCTGCTGCATCAACCGCAAGAGCACCTGAATAGACAGAAATGGGATTGATCGTCATCACATCTCCCATAGTCAATTCGTGTAATGTTAACGCAGACTTCTCAAGTGTTCTTCTTAAATCTCCATCAGTAAAAATACCGAGTAACGTATTGTGCTCATCAACTATGGCAGTCAAGCCTAATGCTTTTTCGGACATGGTTTTAAGGGCTGTAATCAGACTGTCAGTTAGCTTGTTAACAGGTAACTCTTGTCCAGTATGCATAATTTCATTTACAGAAAGTAGTAAACGTTTCCCAAGCGATCCAC belongs to Ferrovum sp. PN-J185 and includes:
- the hemW gene encoding radical SAM family heme chaperone HemW — encoded protein: MALTVLPPLSLYVHVPWCIKKCPYCDFNSHELKSKINESQFIDALLTDFQYQLPYIWGRSVRSIFIGGGTPSLLSPESFDRLISGIRSLVSLIPGAEITLEANPGTFETDKFRGFKEAGINRLSLGIQSLNNRLLKVIGRVHDREQALFAISQARTVFDNLNCDLMYGLPNQTHQEALDDLTELLSFNPDHISFYQLTIEPNTYFYKFPPLLPEQDQIVTLENDIYSLLKEYHFDHYEVSAYAQQGKRSQHNLNYWMFGDYVGIGPGAHGKISLPDKIMRTAKIKHPNNYLNLIGKQEDIEERHVVDFNSIPFEFMMNALRLNAGFSLSLFEERTGLSIESIQSTLSLAEKKRFVTISENYLSPTELGRHFLNDLISLFLND
- the lptC gene encoding LPS export ABC transporter periplasmic protein LptC; translated protein: MARIIPNIESLGPLLVVLLMALVTGWLWRVVEHSGSTGGNLKEHKPDIIMSKFFAQQLDEKGRVHYTLYANHMIHYPDDSSSYFNQVLFTTFEPKEPPVTVQSRDAVRFDSLDKIIFTGDVVVTRQKTLDQPVTVLRTQSLTVYLKNGIGETDQPVVINYGTNILTAANMKVNTKTKIAEFGHAKAIYYPKKSH
- the hpf gene encoding ribosome hibernation-promoting factor, HPF/YfiA family, which encodes MKVNVTGQHVEITPAMRDHISEKMQRIKNHFDQPIDINVILKIEKLQHHVEANVRVNGRDIFAQTSGSDMYVAIDDLAHLLDRQIIKQKEKNQNNRGAESIRHHNGE
- the rapZ gene encoding RNase adapter RapZ, which encodes MTTHIILISGLSGSGKTVALKALEDSGFFSMDNLPVPFAFEIIAKLIKRGENKIAVTLDARSGEDISELPLILNKLKENKWHSHFIFLDASDNDLIRRFSETRRPHPLSAGTLSIIECISSERKLLSDISDIGYKIDTTQITPNALRARIKSYLNIDANQLTLFFESFGFKHGIPLDADFVFDVRCIPNPFYDPKLRPLTGQDSAVIDFLDNDVLAQQMLKDISSFIHNWTTAFIQDNRSTLTIAIGCTGGQHRSVYLAEKLKQHFKDLFSVQVIHRELS
- a CDS encoding RNA polymerase factor sigma-54 — protein: MKQNLQLKLSQQLALTPQLQQAIRLLQLSTVELNQEIEEAVRDNPLLELQDTNDSPTTQDSHSNEESSSHSDELNETSLDNNLDSAWDTHYSKSSSSNERDDDFFSIEDKPSLIDHLKEQLRLIPLSEKDGQIISQLIANINDSGYLDISLEEIQAQFPHEAEIEIEEIKVCVKLLQTLDPVGIGAANLSECLLLQLHQLYTTHPVYGLAVSICQNYLALLGNRDYLKLKKALKINDVQLKQAIQLITQLNPKPAEHFFQQDTRYIIPDVIVKKYNKKWVVQLNPQVLPRLKINQLYANLLQNNEGHSSLTTQLQEARWLIKNIQQRFDTILKVSQAIVDEQQDFFEFGEVSMKPMILKEIADLVGLHESTISRVTTQKFMFSPKGIFELKYFFSSHVSTDQGGTASSTSIRALIKQLINEENPKKPLSDNQISDILNERGIVVARRTVAKYRESMQIYPASQRKII
- the hprK gene encoding HPr(Ser) kinase/phosphatase, whose product is MPDVSVQRLFDDNQEKNNLIWLTDNIGKDKIIPVGSLTDKDVGTIAHLNLTHPHRFQVLGQMELTYLKSLAKTQLSDALTRIFSDNLAALFITENADMFEPLREMAIKKEVAILGCSLSSADLINNLNYYLSQELAEETTIHGVFMVILEVGVLITGDSAVGKSELALELISRGHGFVADDAVDLYKIGPETIQGKCPPMLKDFLEVRGLGLINIRSIFGETAVRPRKNLKLIVHLERPPGGDLSAFERLPSHTPTQSILGIDIPKVVLPVAVGRNLAVLVEAATRNFILMQRGINSTQQFLDRQKEFMGIDHFDSSDKKD
- the lptB gene encoding LPS export ABC transporter ATP-binding protein yields the protein MSELRVEHLVKKYKSRTVVKDLSLNVEKGEVVGLLGPNGAGKTTCFYMIVGLVPLDGGEIYLDNTRLSLLPIHKRSQLGVSYLPQEASIFRRMTVADNILSVLQLRGLKADECAEELDSLLAELHISHLRNNPAISLSGGERRRVEIARALATNPRFILLDEPFAGVDPIAVMDIQQIIRFLKDRGIGVLITDHNVRETLGICDRAYIINQGTVLASGRPDEIIHNDNVRKVYLGEHFKL
- the lptA gene encoding lipopolysaccharide transport periplasmic protein LptA, whose product is MFVTQWAYAEKADKDKPINIESDKMTADDLKKISYFDGHVVMTQGTIRLTGEHVIVTEDKTTGFKHATAFGDPVTFRQKKEASDQWVDGVAQHVEYDEKIGRVELFDKAIVRQDKDEIKGNYLSYDLNSEFLQAEGKSKNNGPTPKGRVHMIFKPEDNKASAPASTATPTNTQTKPTIPTPKLKIDSDTTP
- the trmB gene encoding tRNA (guanosine(46)-N7)-methyltransferase TrmB — protein: MNTMTIGQHIRSYVLRQGRLSTGQQRAIDELFPQWGIQFTQDKGLLSLHEVFNREAPTILEIGFGMGEPTINIAKTFPEKNFIAVDVHGPGIGNILKLIDQENLTNVRIIRHDAVEVLQFLIPPQSLAGVHIFFPDPWPKARHHKRRLIQSSFINNLVNYIQNGGYIHLATDWQDYADQMLEVLSQCTQLKNTTSGFAVRPDYRPLTKFENRGLKLGHGVWDLLFIKESK
- a CDS encoding PTS sugar transporter subunit IIA; this translates as MEAITKLLKQSHVLIDMEVTSKKRLFEQIGILFENNNQLSRSLVYDALFNREKLGSTGLGHGFALPHGRFKGLKHPLCAFIRLNSAIPFESPDSENVKMAFVLLVPDHANEHHLKLLSEIAEMFSDDELRQTILSATSAEVVYETIINWVPYARRQRSTTI
- the mutY gene encoding A/G-specific adenine glycosylase — protein: MIVFSQAVIQWQKEFGRHHLPWQQTRDPYKVWLSEIMLQQTQVTTVIPYFVRFLNRFPTITSLAEAHQDQVLELWAGLGYYSRARNLHHAAQQITSRYNSTFPIEQELREQLPGIGKSTAGAIGVFAFNQRLPILDGNVKRVLTRYFAIEGNIYSKEIERKLWELAESLLPDDNIVAYTQGLMDLGATICTRTAPLCRVCPLVSECRAKHSNTIDRYPERKKKVVVQVVKLTVLIIEHEKHYYLIKRNKNIWKNLWAFPMVEEPVDTQQWLTQQHIQAQLKTTYPKLKHQLTHRTLELSVEHWQVEQQFSNQLTSEGLWLTVDQIQQKAIPVAMNKILTYLL
- a CDS encoding methylated-DNA--[protein]-cysteine S-methyltransferase, whose amino-acid sequence is MTNSIYFYITRLSPWGYMGVVCEGTTLLRIDVKSSLEELHLFLLSHYPLMEQSNILKTIADEVIHLIHNPTYVIHNAYRLEGTVFQQKVWHAILTIPVGSVKTYQVIAQEIRHTRAVRAVGTACGANPLPFIVPCHRVVGSSGKLGGFGLGIEFKRELLAKEGITYFL
- a CDS encoding thiazole synthase, producing the protein MNTDEFKIAGKTYQSRLLVGTGKYRDFHETQQAIEESGAEIITVAIRRTNIGQNPNESNLLDFISPTKYTLLPNTAGCYNADDAVRTLRLARELLDGHNLVKLEVLGDSKTLYPNMPETLVAAKTLVKDGFDVMVYCSDDPIQARQLEDIGCVAVMPLASLIGSGMGILNPWNLSIIIDQLQVPVIVDAGVGTASDAAIAMELGCGGVLMNTAIAQARNSVLMASAMKKAIQAGREAYLAGRMPKKTYQAEPSSPTTGLIA
- the thiS gene encoding sulfur carrier protein ThiS → MNIIVNGQLLSIHPNTALSAVIDNLNLKNQRFAVEVNGEIITRSLHNQYIMQENDKIEIVVAVGGG